A region of Periophthalmus magnuspinnatus isolate fPerMag1 chromosome 13, fPerMag1.2.pri, whole genome shotgun sequence DNA encodes the following proteins:
- the hif1al gene encoding hypoxia inducible factor 1 subunit alpha, like isoform X1 codes for MDPPVAPAAVKRSSSEQRKLRSRDAARCRRSQETEVFYELAHVLPLPRRVSTHLDKAAIMRVTLSYLRLRHLLTAGAETEPSLEDPMDQFYPQVLGGFIMVLSEEGDIIYLSESVSAHIGITQLELLGQNLYEFVHPCDQEELRDLLTTRSGVSRKQSSTERSFFLRVKNTLTNRGRIVNLKSATWKVLHCVGHMRSEGGSRVLSLLCEPLPHPSSVEFPLDSSTLLTRHSMDLHFTHCEGRVMELLGYEPHQLIGCSAYHFYHALDFDHINRSLQILLSKGQVRTRQYRFLANNGGFVWVETQATVLYSRSGHPEAIVCLNFILSAIEQANMVLSMEQRHCGDLKGEPLSPAPQENADATEESPAEPCSPGPALCPGLTKLSFASPKPDCEPTAPQDLCSPALRQLLSPIFNMSPSSSSSPSPAPSPEPQPITSQEQPMDTSGVERFFAVWPDAEKDQGHTLLQMDDMDLDMLAPYISMDDDFQLSGLTAPEETEAPDPSALGFRSRKRALSVDAEQLPDKRHKGPLSVEDLLGCLEESNQSERDWNQLLTDKDPVLGGVQNERTVLMADFFLSRPPDLSSPLSPMT; via the exons ATGGATCCGCCCGTGGCCCCCGCGGCTGTCAAACG GAGCAGCTCGGAGCAGAGGAAGTTGCGTTCTCGTGATGCTGCCCGGTGTAGACGGAGCCAGGAGACGGAGGTGTTCTACGAGCTGGCCCATGTGCTGCCTCTGCCCCGCCGCGTGTCCACACACCTGGACAAGGCCGCCATCATGAGGGTCACCCTAAGCTACCTGCGACTGCGCCACCTCCTGACTGCTG gagcagagacagagcccAGCCTGGAGGACCCTATGGACCAGTTCTACCCTCAGGTTCTGGGAGGCTTCATCATGGTCCTGAGTGAGGAAGGAGACATCATCTACCTGAGCGAGAGTGTGAGCGCCCACATTGGGATCACACAG CTGGAGCTTCTGGGCCAGAATCTATACGAGTTTGTCCACCCATGTGACCAAGAGGAGCTGAGGGACCTGCTGACCACACGCTCCG GTGTGAGTAGGAAACAGAGCTCCACTGAGAGGAGCTTCTTCCTGCGTGTCAAGAACACTCTGACCAACAGGGGGCGCATCGTCAACCTCAAATCAGCCACCTGGAAG GTCCTGCACTGCGTCGGACATATGCGCTCAGAAGGGGGCAGTAGAGTTCTGAGCCTCCTATGTgagcccctccctcacccttcCAGCGTGGAATTTCCCCTGGACTCGTCCACCTTGCTAACCCGGCACAGCATGGACCTGCACTTCACCCACTGCGAGGGACG GGTGATGGAGCTGCTGGGGTATGAGCCGCACCAACTAATTGGCTGCTCGGCGTACCACTTCTACCATGCGCTAGACTTTGACCACATCAACAGGAGCCTGCAAATAT TGCTGTCTAAAGGCCAAGTCCGGACCAGACAATACCGCTTTCTGGCGAATAACGGGGGCTTTGTTTGGGTTGAGACACAGGCTACAGTGCTGTACAGCCGGAGCGGTCATCCAGAAGCCATTGTGTGCCTCAACTTCATCCTCAG TGCCATCGAGCAGGCCAATATGGTGCTCTCAATGGAGCAAAGGCATTGTGGGGACTTGAAAGGAGAGCCTCTATCTCCAGCCCCCCAGGAGAACGCAGATGCCACTGAAGAGTCACCAGCAGAGCCCTGCAGCCCCGGGCCCGCCCTCTGCCCAG GCCTCACCAAACTGTCGTTTGCCAGTCCAAAACCGGACTGTGAGCCTACAGCCCCCCAGGACCTGTGCAGCCCTGCCCTGAGGCAGCTCCTGTCCCCCATCTTCAACATGTCACCCTCATCGTCCTCCTCGCCCTCACCCGCCCCATCCCCTGAACCCCAGCCCATCACG AGCCAGGAGCAACCCATGGACACCAGCGGAGTGGAGCGCTTCTTTGCTGTGTGGCCCGACGCAGAGAAGGACCAAGGGCACACTCTACTG CAGATGGACGATATGGACCTGGACATGCTGGCTCCATACATCTCTATGGACGATGACTTCCAGCTCAGCGGCCTCACTGCACCAGAAGAGACTGAGGCCCCAGACCCTTCAGCACTGGGGTTCAGAAGCAGGAAAAG agCCCTCAGTGTAGATGCTGAACAGCTCCCAGACAAGAGGCACAAAGGGCCCCTGTCTGTAGAGGACCTACTG GGCTGCCTGGAGGAGAGTAACCAATCAGAGCGTGATTGGAATCAACTGCTCACAGACAAAGACCCAGTGCTTGGAGGAGTCCAAAATGAGCGCACAG TACTGATGGCAGATTTCTTCCTGAGCCGCCCTCCTGACCTGTCCTCGCCGTTGTCGCCTAtgacctga
- the hif1al gene encoding hypoxia inducible factor 1 subunit alpha, like isoform X2, protein MDPPVAPAAVKRSSSEQRKLRSRDAARCRRSQETEVFYELAHVLPLPRRVSTHLDKAAIMRVTLSYLRLRHLLTAGAETEPSLEDPMDQFYPQVLGGFIMVLSEEGDIIYLSESVSAHIGITQLELLGQNLYEFVHPCDQEELRDLLTTRSGVSRKQSSTERSFFLRVKNTLTNRGRIVNLKSATWKVLHCVGHMRSEGGSRVLSLLCEPLPHPSSVEFPLDSSTLLTRHSMDLHFTHCEGRVMELLGYEPHQLIGCSAYHFYHALDFDHINRSLQILLSKGQVRTRQYRFLANNGGFVWVETQATVLYSRSGHPEAIVCLNFILSAIEQANMVLSMEQRHCGDLKGEPLSPAPQENADATEESPAEPCSPGPALCPGLTKLSFASPKPDCEPTAPQDLCSPALRQLLSPIFNMSPSSSSSPSPAPSPEPQPITSQEQPMDTSGVERFFAVWPDAEKDQGHTLLMDDMDLDMLAPYISMDDDFQLSGLTAPEETEAPDPSALGFRSRKRALSVDAEQLPDKRHKGPLSVEDLLGCLEESNQSERDWNQLLTDKDPVLGGVQNERTVLMADFFLSRPPDLSSPLSPMT, encoded by the exons ATGGATCCGCCCGTGGCCCCCGCGGCTGTCAAACG GAGCAGCTCGGAGCAGAGGAAGTTGCGTTCTCGTGATGCTGCCCGGTGTAGACGGAGCCAGGAGACGGAGGTGTTCTACGAGCTGGCCCATGTGCTGCCTCTGCCCCGCCGCGTGTCCACACACCTGGACAAGGCCGCCATCATGAGGGTCACCCTAAGCTACCTGCGACTGCGCCACCTCCTGACTGCTG gagcagagacagagcccAGCCTGGAGGACCCTATGGACCAGTTCTACCCTCAGGTTCTGGGAGGCTTCATCATGGTCCTGAGTGAGGAAGGAGACATCATCTACCTGAGCGAGAGTGTGAGCGCCCACATTGGGATCACACAG CTGGAGCTTCTGGGCCAGAATCTATACGAGTTTGTCCACCCATGTGACCAAGAGGAGCTGAGGGACCTGCTGACCACACGCTCCG GTGTGAGTAGGAAACAGAGCTCCACTGAGAGGAGCTTCTTCCTGCGTGTCAAGAACACTCTGACCAACAGGGGGCGCATCGTCAACCTCAAATCAGCCACCTGGAAG GTCCTGCACTGCGTCGGACATATGCGCTCAGAAGGGGGCAGTAGAGTTCTGAGCCTCCTATGTgagcccctccctcacccttcCAGCGTGGAATTTCCCCTGGACTCGTCCACCTTGCTAACCCGGCACAGCATGGACCTGCACTTCACCCACTGCGAGGGACG GGTGATGGAGCTGCTGGGGTATGAGCCGCACCAACTAATTGGCTGCTCGGCGTACCACTTCTACCATGCGCTAGACTTTGACCACATCAACAGGAGCCTGCAAATAT TGCTGTCTAAAGGCCAAGTCCGGACCAGACAATACCGCTTTCTGGCGAATAACGGGGGCTTTGTTTGGGTTGAGACACAGGCTACAGTGCTGTACAGCCGGAGCGGTCATCCAGAAGCCATTGTGTGCCTCAACTTCATCCTCAG TGCCATCGAGCAGGCCAATATGGTGCTCTCAATGGAGCAAAGGCATTGTGGGGACTTGAAAGGAGAGCCTCTATCTCCAGCCCCCCAGGAGAACGCAGATGCCACTGAAGAGTCACCAGCAGAGCCCTGCAGCCCCGGGCCCGCCCTCTGCCCAG GCCTCACCAAACTGTCGTTTGCCAGTCCAAAACCGGACTGTGAGCCTACAGCCCCCCAGGACCTGTGCAGCCCTGCCCTGAGGCAGCTCCTGTCCCCCATCTTCAACATGTCACCCTCATCGTCCTCCTCGCCCTCACCCGCCCCATCCCCTGAACCCCAGCCCATCACG AGCCAGGAGCAACCCATGGACACCAGCGGAGTGGAGCGCTTCTTTGCTGTGTGGCCCGACGCAGAGAAGGACCAAGGGCACACTCTACTG ATGGACGATATGGACCTGGACATGCTGGCTCCATACATCTCTATGGACGATGACTTCCAGCTCAGCGGCCTCACTGCACCAGAAGAGACTGAGGCCCCAGACCCTTCAGCACTGGGGTTCAGAAGCAGGAAAAG agCCCTCAGTGTAGATGCTGAACAGCTCCCAGACAAGAGGCACAAAGGGCCCCTGTCTGTAGAGGACCTACTG GGCTGCCTGGAGGAGAGTAACCAATCAGAGCGTGATTGGAATCAACTGCTCACAGACAAAGACCCAGTGCTTGGAGGAGTCCAAAATGAGCGCACAG TACTGATGGCAGATTTCTTCCTGAGCCGCCCTCCTGACCTGTCCTCGCCGTTGTCGCCTAtgacctga